The Ischnura elegans chromosome 1, ioIscEleg1.1, whole genome shotgun sequence genome contains a region encoding:
- the LOC124165326 gene encoding PAXIP1-associated glutamate-rich protein 1 → MSGENSETTAEQDSSDNWCVECSDDERYEGKVKGSRGWEPPADDIIRLYEILDRGGSVELEWQCPGRRAPSPAEADFYPDEEESQESVPEEKSDFDFAEDFSGSTLTPRRAIGAGTPKGSAKKKTTSLDGVLSNIRRHRLIQQMERDEATSSNTTPSQPVSQASSPSTSAAATTTSNSGSNTKNQESSDS, encoded by the exons atgtccGGGGAAAATTCGGAGACAACAGCTGAGCAGGATTCGTCAGATAATTGGTGTGTGGAATGCTCAGATGATGAACGCTATGAAGGAAAGGTCAAg GGATCCCGAGGGTGGGAGCCCCCCGCAGACGATATCATACGTCTATACGAAATACTGGACCGAGGAGGTTCTGTAGAATTGGAGTGGCAATGCCCAGGCCGAAGGGCTCCATCACCTGCAGAAGCCGATTTTTACCCAGATGAAGAAGAATCTCAAGAAAG TGTTCCAGAAGAAAAATCGGATTTTGATTTTGCAGAAGACTTTTCTGGATCAACACTGACTCCTAGACGTGCAATAGGTGCAGGGACTCCAAAGGGTAGTGCCAAAAAGAAGACCACAAGCTTAGATGGTGTGTTATCTAACATACGCCGTCATAGACTTATTCAGCAAATGGAAAGGGATGAAGCTACATCGTCAAACACGACTCCATCCCAGCCTGTGTCGCAGGCTTCCTCACCATCTACTTctgcagcagcaacaacaacatctAATTCAGGGAGTAACACTAAAAATCAAGAATCATCAGACTCTTGA